In Sphingobacterium thalpophilum, a genomic segment contains:
- a CDS encoding GIY-YIG nuclease family protein: protein MNKIDKKQLKAEFLDSKPLMGVLTIYNRAENKTYIADSLNLTALSNRIRFMLNMGQFDNKNLQADWNQLGEGNFLFENAVIIPFENDKIIDYKRVVHHAATELKSKVSETTSIY, encoded by the coding sequence ATGAACAAAATAGATAAAAAGCAATTGAAAGCCGAATTCTTGGACAGTAAACCATTGATGGGAGTGTTAACAATTTACAATAGGGCCGAAAATAAAACATATATCGCAGATAGCCTGAATTTAACGGCTCTTTCCAACAGAATCAGATTTATGTTAAACATGGGGCAATTTGACAATAAAAACTTACAGGCGGATTGGAACCAATTGGGCGAGGGAAATTTCCTGTTTGAAAATGCAGTTATTATTCCATTTGAAAACGACAAAATCATTGATTATAAAAGAGTCGTACATCATGCTGCAACTGAGTTGAAGAGTAAAGTGAGTGAAACAACAAGTATCTATTGA
- a CDS encoding MarR family winged helix-turn-helix transcriptional regulator — protein sequence MNAINTILNIVKVQSVITKKFDGLSLHGLSLTDFMILHILSQVPGNRLRRIDLAESTGLTASGITRIISPMEKMGLVVKEHNDRDARVSYVKLTAAGDRILKEATVTAEHIANKLLDGMAVTDLLIFAAQLKSLGGDL from the coding sequence ATGAACGCGATTAATACGATTCTGAACATTGTAAAAGTTCAATCTGTCATCACCAAAAAGTTTGATGGGTTGAGCTTGCATGGACTAAGTCTGACAGACTTTATGATCCTACATATTTTAAGCCAGGTTCCCGGTAACCGGCTACGGCGAATTGATCTGGCTGAAAGTACCGGTTTAACAGCCTCAGGAATTACACGGATTATTTCCCCCATGGAAAAGATGGGGCTTGTTGTAAAAGAGCACAATGATAGAGATGCCCGGGTCAGTTATGTGAAGCTTACGGCGGCTGGTGATCGAATTTTAAAGGAGGCGACTGTTACAGCTGAGCACATCGCCAATAAGCTATTGGACGGAATGGCCGTAACAGATCTCCTTATTTTTGCTGCGCAATTGAAGTCATTGGGCGGAGATTTATAA
- a CDS encoding DUF3667 domain-containing protein, producing the protein MTNCKNCGTDITLNFCPKCGQPAVLKRIDAHYIVHEIEHVLHFERGILYTIRELITTPGKNVKKYIAENRSRLVKPIIFIIITSLIYSVVSHFFHVNDKYVSYYESQHSTTGSIYLWIQDHYGYANIMIGLFIAFWAKLFFNKYGFNFFEIVILLCFILGITMLIYTIFALVEGVTHTGVMVQASIVAMVYSVWAIGQFFDPYKIPSYLKALAVYILGYLSFTVVVVIIGLSIDLILMKR; encoded by the coding sequence ATGACAAATTGCAAAAACTGTGGGACAGATATAACGCTGAATTTCTGTCCGAAATGCGGACAGCCAGCGGTCCTTAAAAGAATTGATGCGCATTATATCGTCCACGAGATTGAACATGTCCTTCATTTCGAGCGCGGCATCTTGTACACGATTCGTGAACTCATTACCACACCCGGAAAAAATGTAAAAAAATATATTGCCGAGAACAGGAGTCGCCTGGTAAAACCCATTATTTTTATCATTATCACCTCGCTGATATACTCTGTAGTAAGCCATTTTTTTCATGTAAACGACAAATATGTGAGCTATTACGAATCCCAACATTCTACTACGGGTTCGATATACCTCTGGATCCAGGATCACTATGGTTACGCCAATATCATGATAGGATTGTTTATCGCTTTTTGGGCGAAACTATTTTTTAATAAATACGGTTTTAATTTTTTTGAAATTGTCATCCTGCTGTGTTTTATTTTGGGAATCACGATGTTGATCTATACTATTTTTGCATTAGTTGAAGGTGTAACACATACAGGTGTTATGGTACAGGCTAGCATCGTCGCTATGGTATATAGCGTTTGGGCTATTGGACAATTTTTCGACCCCTACAAAATACCCAGTTATTTAAAAGCGCTCGCTGTTTATATTTTAGGTTATCTGTCATTTACTGTTGTCGTCGTTATTATTGGTCTATCGATAGACTTAATTTTAATGAAAAGATAG
- a CDS encoding sigma 54-interacting transcriptional regulator has protein sequence MDYTKITTFGALKTSGYKPKTIKEELRQNLITKIKTGETVFNGVHGYEDTVIPELERAILSKHNINFLGLRGQAKTRLARLMVNLLDEYVPVVQGSEINDDPFNPISRYAIELLKEKGDDTPISWLGRGDRFAEKLATPDVTVADLIGDVDPIKAANLKLSYADDRVIHFGMIPRANRSIFVINELPDLQARIQVALFNILQEGDIQIRGFKLRLPLDVQFIFTANPEDYTNRGSIVTPLKDRIGSQILTHYPASVEIAKAITAQEANLEAAQKEQIYVPELARELIEQISFEARNSEYVDEKSGVSARMSITAFQNLLSTAELRMLRSGEQATAVRLSDFMGIVPAITGKVELVYEGEQEGAGVVAVQLIENAIKSLFPILFPKIEKLERENERYPYDDIVRWFSESEGIELSDELNDLAYGQVLDQVKPIHALIQQYQPETKPEDLHFLTEFVLWGLTLNNKLSKYRLGSGLQFQDNFQGYLRNNL, from the coding sequence ATGGATTACACGAAGATTACAACATTTGGTGCATTAAAAACTTCGGGTTATAAACCTAAAACAATAAAAGAAGAATTGCGTCAGAATCTGATTACAAAAATAAAGACGGGTGAAACCGTGTTCAATGGGGTACATGGTTATGAAGATACCGTAATTCCAGAACTTGAAAGAGCAATACTTTCCAAACACAACATTAATTTCTTGGGCCTTCGCGGTCAGGCGAAAACACGTCTCGCTAGGCTCATGGTCAACTTATTGGATGAATATGTGCCTGTGGTTCAAGGTTCAGAGATTAATGATGATCCGTTTAACCCCATATCGCGTTATGCGATAGAGTTGCTGAAGGAGAAAGGCGACGATACACCGATAAGCTGGCTTGGTAGAGGTGATCGTTTTGCGGAGAAACTGGCTACGCCTGATGTGACAGTAGCTGATTTGATCGGTGATGTAGATCCCATCAAAGCCGCAAATTTAAAACTGAGCTATGCAGACGATCGGGTGATTCATTTTGGTATGATTCCTCGGGCAAACCGTTCTATATTTGTCATTAATGAGCTACCTGATCTTCAAGCTAGAATCCAGGTAGCCCTCTTCAATATATTACAGGAGGGAGATATTCAGATCCGCGGTTTTAAGTTACGCTTGCCGTTAGATGTACAATTTATATTCACAGCGAATCCGGAGGATTATACCAATAGAGGAAGTATTGTGACGCCGCTGAAAGATCGCATTGGATCGCAGATACTTACACATTACCCCGCATCGGTTGAGATAGCAAAGGCAATTACTGCGCAGGAGGCGAACTTGGAAGCGGCCCAGAAGGAGCAGATATATGTCCCGGAGCTGGCTAGGGAATTGATTGAGCAGATAAGCTTTGAAGCACGAAATAGTGAATATGTTGATGAAAAGAGCGGCGTGAGTGCGCGTATGAGCATTACAGCATTTCAAAACTTATTAAGTACCGCTGAATTACGCATGCTCCGAAGTGGGGAACAAGCAACTGCAGTACGGCTGAGTGATTTTATGGGTATTGTGCCTGCGATAACCGGCAAAGTTGAGCTCGTTTATGAAGGCGAGCAAGAAGGAGCGGGTGTCGTTGCAGTGCAGCTGATAGAAAACGCGATTAAAAGCCTTTTCCCGATTTTATTCCCAAAAATTGAGAAACTGGAAAGAGAAAACGAGCGTTATCCCTACGATGATATTGTTCGTTGGTTTTCGGAGTCAGAAGGAATCGAATTATCTGATGAACTCAACGATTTGGCGTACGGGCAGGTTTTGGATCAAGTGAAGCCTATCCATGCTTTAATTCAGCAATACCAACCGGAAACTAAACCCGAAGATCTCCATTTTCTGACTGAATTCGTTTTATGGGGACTTACCCTCAACAATAAATTAAGTAAATATAGACTGGGGTCCGGCCTTCAGTTTCAAGATAATTTTCAGGGATATCTGAGAAATAATCTGTAA
- a CDS encoding VWA domain-containing protein: MKSTKRRKGFLFKQYEEPFQTPFDKLFDIFKELITHTSGDFDEAIDWLRQLDKEFKLTTPAYTIDDFIADLKNKGYIREKVEFGGEGGVDITSKLEKALRQHALDQIFGKMRKGKSGNHKTNHQGRSDENMGDFRNYQYGDSLEKIVLTESLKNAQINHGIGEFALSENDLVVEDTQFKSQMSTVLMIDISHSMILYGEDRITPAKKVAMALSELILTRYPKDSLDVIVFGNDAWPIAIKDLPYLQVGPFHTNTVAGLKLAMDLLRRKRHANKQIFMITDGKPSCLNMPDGTYYKNPMGLDPFITSKCYSMAAQARKLGIPITTFMIASDPYLQQFVDEFTASNQGKAYYTGLGDLGEMIFEDYEENRKKRIR; this comes from the coding sequence ATGAAAAGCACGAAACGAAGGAAAGGTTTTCTTTTCAAACAATATGAAGAGCCGTTTCAAACGCCCTTTGATAAATTATTTGACATTTTCAAAGAACTGATTACCCATACCTCTGGTGATTTTGATGAAGCCATTGACTGGCTTAGGCAATTGGATAAAGAGTTCAAACTGACGACGCCAGCCTATACGATAGACGATTTCATTGCGGATCTGAAGAATAAAGGTTATATCAGGGAAAAAGTGGAGTTTGGTGGTGAAGGTGGCGTAGATATTACCTCAAAGCTGGAGAAAGCTTTGCGTCAGCATGCCTTGGACCAGATATTTGGGAAAATGAGGAAAGGGAAATCAGGCAATCATAAAACCAATCACCAGGGACGGAGTGACGAAAATATGGGCGATTTCAGAAACTATCAGTACGGAGATAGCCTGGAGAAAATAGTTTTGACGGAGAGCTTGAAAAACGCACAGATCAATCATGGGATAGGTGAGTTTGCCTTATCCGAAAATGATCTCGTCGTAGAAGATACACAGTTTAAGTCACAGATGAGTACAGTGTTGATGATCGATATCAGCCACAGTATGATTTTATACGGCGAGGATCGGATCACACCTGCAAAAAAAGTGGCGATGGCTTTATCAGAACTTATTTTGACCCGTTACCCGAAAGACTCACTTGACGTCATTGTTTTCGGAAACGATGCATGGCCTATCGCGATAAAAGACCTGCCTTATTTGCAAGTTGGACCATTTCATACCAATACCGTCGCGGGCTTAAAGCTAGCGATGGACTTGCTAAGGCGAAAACGGCATGCGAATAAGCAAATTTTTATGATAACCGACGGGAAACCGAGCTGTTTAAATATGCCGGACGGCACTTACTATAAGAATCCTATGGGTTTGGATCCTTTTATCACCAGCAAATGCTATAGTATGGCTGCGCAGGCTCGAAAGTTGGGAATACCAATTACAACCTTTATGATTGCTTCGGATCCTTATCTACAGCAATTTGTCGACGAGTTTACAGCTTCAAATCAAGGGAAGGCTTATTACACGGGACTTGGGGATCTAGGTGAAATGATCTTTGAGGATTACGAAGAAAATCGAAAAAAAAGAATACGATAA
- a CDS encoding DNRLRE domain-containing protein: MRKFMMVISIGIIGLLSCHKSVQLDSPTSLKTKAKVNLASIGNTYYIDPSGNDDSTGTSTTAAWRTLAKINASVFGPGDRILFKSGGVWNDTLHMKNSGTAEAPIIIDKYGGDVRPIINGGGKRNGSNALYLNRVSYFEVNNLELTNTIPSGTSYAATGIRVVGGSSAGTAISNVSVRNCYVHDVNGAIDGQTNYNKSSGGIILDGKIYGALVQSCHVANCSVEGIRTTGDRAMAARSKDIIIDNNLIEYIYGDGIVMSGVTGGSKITHNTVYKACMNTGSENYAGIWTIGSLNTLVAYNEVYGMTGGGANDGVAFDADGYDTNSVTDGDIFEYNYSHDNNGGFMLFMNQSKNIKVRYNVSVNDIGTTRLKKLFLIEKTTYDSREIYNNVFYIKNPTASLFNVMNGVSSGKPYATFSNNIFYTTSTISSLSTQADNGLKFNNNCLFPSSTFTSLNWGTTVRNNNFYEDPVFVNPIGGNGLDAAKGYDVGSSSAALNAGVFISNNGGEDFAGNALPLGNPDVGAFQHAVVANAGSSLADAYVRNGTYASTNYGTTTDLVIKSDATSYARKAYTKFDISMITKPKVSSAKLKMYVAGVNTAPQRTINIYTTSKTSWLENSINWNNAPMDTVLVGKIPISGIGLQTIDVTSAINRLLTGTDRKASFLFLNTAAASSTNDMSFSSREAAANKPTLELLY, from the coding sequence ATGAGAAAATTTATGATGGTGATTTCTATTGGAATCATTGGGCTATTGAGCTGCCACAAGTCTGTTCAACTAGATTCTCCGACATCACTAAAAACAAAAGCGAAGGTAAATCTAGCAAGTATAGGTAATACTTACTATATAGATCCCAGCGGAAACGATGATAGCACAGGAACGAGCACAACTGCAGCATGGAGAACGCTGGCCAAAATTAATGCCTCGGTTTTTGGCCCTGGTGATCGTATTTTGTTCAAGAGTGGTGGCGTATGGAATGACACGTTGCATATGAAAAATTCGGGAACGGCTGAAGCTCCTATTATTATAGATAAATATGGCGGCGATGTTCGTCCGATTATCAACGGTGGTGGAAAGAGAAACGGATCAAATGCACTATACCTCAATAGGGTGTCTTATTTTGAGGTAAATAACCTCGAACTGACAAATACAATCCCAAGCGGAACAAGTTATGCTGCTACGGGGATCCGCGTGGTTGGAGGCAGTTCTGCAGGAACAGCAATTAGCAATGTCTCCGTTAGAAATTGTTATGTTCACGACGTCAATGGTGCGATCGATGGACAGACCAATTATAACAAAAGCTCTGGCGGGATTATCTTAGACGGTAAAATATACGGTGCTTTGGTACAAAGTTGCCACGTAGCCAATTGTTCCGTTGAAGGGATAAGGACCACTGGCGATAGGGCTATGGCAGCAAGATCAAAAGATATTATTATCGATAACAATTTGATTGAATATATCTACGGCGACGGAATCGTTATGTCCGGCGTGACGGGAGGAAGTAAAATCACACACAATACGGTCTATAAGGCATGTATGAACACAGGCTCTGAAAATTATGCGGGTATTTGGACAATTGGTAGCTTGAATACGCTGGTGGCTTATAATGAAGTTTACGGTATGACAGGCGGGGGCGCTAACGATGGAGTCGCGTTCGATGCCGATGGCTACGATACCAATTCAGTAACCGATGGAGATATTTTCGAATACAATTATTCGCATGATAACAACGGCGGATTTATGCTTTTTATGAACCAGTCTAAGAATATTAAAGTTCGCTATAACGTTTCTGTTAACGATATCGGTACAACACGGTTAAAAAAGCTCTTTTTGATCGAAAAAACGACATACGATTCCCGTGAGATTTATAATAATGTATTCTATATCAAAAATCCAACCGCCAGCCTGTTTAACGTCATGAATGGCGTAAGTTCAGGAAAGCCTTATGCAACATTTTCAAATAATATTTTTTACACGACCTCGACCATTAGTAGTTTGTCTACCCAAGCCGATAACGGACTGAAATTTAACAATAATTGTTTATTCCCGTCGAGTACATTTACGTCATTGAACTGGGGAACTACCGTGCGGAACAACAATTTCTATGAAGATCCGGTATTTGTCAATCCAATCGGTGGAAACGGCCTTGACGCTGCAAAAGGTTATGATGTCGGTTCCAGTTCGGCCGCCCTTAATGCCGGTGTATTTATAAGTAACAATGGAGGCGAGGATTTCGCTGGAAATGCGCTGCCATTGGGTAATCCAGACGTTGGAGCGTTTCAGCATGCTGTTGTAGCCAATGCCGGAAGCTCTCTTGCCGATGCCTATGTCCGCAACGGTACCTATGCAAGTACAAATTATGGAACTACAACTGATCTTGTCATCAAATCCGACGCTACATCTTACGCACGTAAAGCATATACTAAATTTGATATTTCGATGATTACTAAACCTAAAGTGAGTTCGGCAAAATTAAAAATGTATGTTGCAGGAGTGAATACAGCACCACAACGTACTATTAATATTTATACAACCTCCAAGACATCTTGGTTGGAAAATAGCATTAATTGGAACAATGCACCAATGGATACTGTACTTGTCGGTAAAATTCCTATTTCTGGGATAGGTTTACAGACCATCGACGTCACTTCGGCCATTAATAGATTGCTGACCGGCACTGATCGTAAAGCATCCTTTCTATTTTTAAATACAGCTGCGGCCTCTTCTACAAATGATATGTCTTTTAGTAGTAGGGAAGCTGCCGCCAATAAACCGACTTTGGAACTGCTCTATTAA
- a CDS encoding DUF1801 domain-containing protein, with protein MEIDQYINTLSETEQEVIRQFRKAITENDNTVSESFGKFMSNPNAISFNEQGVFKYGLTVAKNYISFHSLVIYTNPELMEELKLKLPKAKFQKGCINFKTLDEFPASVLAEHIQASSKIDFSPMINRYLKKK; from the coding sequence ATGGAAATAGATCAGTATATCAATACACTTTCGGAAACGGAGCAAGAGGTCATCCGTCAATTCCGGAAAGCGATAACAGAAAATGACAATACCGTCTCTGAGAGCTTCGGAAAATTCATGTCAAACCCTAATGCAATTAGCTTTAATGAACAGGGCGTATTTAAATACGGGCTAACAGTCGCAAAGAATTACATTTCATTCCATTCCTTGGTTATCTATACTAACCCCGAATTAATGGAAGAACTAAAATTAAAATTACCCAAGGCTAAATTTCAAAAAGGCTGTATTAATTTCAAAACATTGGATGAATTTCCCGCATCCGTATTGGCAGAACATATTCAGGCTTCATCCAAAATAGATTTTAGCCCCATGATAAATCGTTATTTGAAAAAGAAATAA
- a CDS encoding IS4 family transposase, translating into MINLNVFSQILSLIDRELFKDLVSKHKSDKHQKGINSWTHLVSMLFCHFSSADSVRDISNGLRSTTGNLNHLGVIRAPSKSNISYINIHRTHELFKDLYFSVLERLWQKDTHFRKELVQLKRKVYLMDASIIPLCLSVFDWAKFRSTKGAVKLHTVLDYDGCLPVFMQITDGKVHESQRAGSYSFSKGSVVVVDRGYVDYSWLGDLDSRGCYFVTRSKVNMKYKVIKSYQSEALMEKGILKDELIELSGAARNKYNGKPLRLVHFWDSTTGNEYHFLTNNTKWKASLVANIYKQRWHIEVFFKHLKQRLKVSTFIGTSENAVMIQIWTSLIGILLLKYLQKKAKYDWNLSNLVAFIRMNIFVKINIWQWIDDPFLRPPIKGKKGQLKIFAD; encoded by the coding sequence ATGATAAATTTAAATGTTTTTAGTCAGATTTTATCTCTTATCGACCGCGAATTATTCAAAGATTTGGTTTCAAAGCACAAAAGTGACAAACATCAGAAAGGGATCAACAGCTGGACGCATCTAGTCAGTATGCTTTTCTGTCATTTTTCCTCGGCAGATTCGGTTCGTGATATTAGTAACGGTCTGCGCAGTACAACTGGTAACCTGAACCACTTAGGAGTAATAAGAGCTCCAAGTAAGTCCAATATATCCTATATCAACATACACCGTACGCATGAACTTTTCAAAGATCTTTATTTCTCTGTTTTGGAAAGGCTTTGGCAAAAGGATACGCATTTTCGCAAAGAGCTTGTTCAGCTAAAGCGTAAAGTATATCTGATGGATGCAAGCATCATCCCCTTATGTCTATCTGTATTTGACTGGGCAAAGTTTCGCAGCACCAAAGGTGCCGTAAAGCTGCACACTGTCTTGGATTATGATGGCTGCCTACCTGTTTTTATGCAGATTACCGATGGAAAAGTACATGAGAGCCAGCGAGCCGGTAGTTACAGTTTTTCCAAGGGAAGCGTGGTGGTAGTGGACCGTGGCTACGTGGATTACAGCTGGCTTGGGGATTTGGACAGCAGGGGGTGTTACTTCGTTACCAGGAGTAAAGTTAATATGAAGTACAAGGTTATCAAGTCCTACCAGAGTGAAGCACTCATGGAAAAGGGGATCCTTAAGGATGAGCTCATTGAGCTATCCGGTGCTGCCCGCAATAAATACAACGGCAAGCCGCTACGCCTAGTCCACTTTTGGGACAGCACCACTGGCAATGAGTACCACTTTTTGACCAATAATACGAAGTGGAAGGCTTCTTTGGTGGCAAACATCTATAAACAACGCTGGCATATCGAAGTCTTCTTCAAGCATCTAAAGCAGCGCTTAAAAGTATCGACATTCATAGGGACTTCTGAAAATGCAGTGATGATCCAGATCTGGACTTCACTCATTGGCATATTACTGTTAAAATACTTACAAAAAAAGGCCAAATATGACTGGAACCTGTCCAATCTGGTCGCATTCATCAGAATGAATATCTTCGTGAAAATAAACATCTGGCAATGGATAGATGATCCCTTTCTCAGGCCGCCTATAAAAGGAAAAAAGGGACAGCTAAAGATTTTTGCAGATTGA
- a CDS encoding class I SAM-dependent methyltransferase has translation MNDLNPEENYIAINKHSWNNRTDTHLKSDFYNLAGFLKGETSLNSIELALLGDISGKKILHLQCHFGQDTISLSRLGAKITGVDLSDKAIESAREIAKETNADVQFICCDLYELENHLDGQFDLVFTSYGTITWLPDLDKWGKIICVLNKF, from the coding sequence ATGAACGATTTGAATCCAGAAGAAAATTACATCGCAATAAATAAACACTCGTGGAATAATAGAACAGATACACATCTAAAATCAGACTTTTACAATCTAGCAGGATTTTTAAAAGGGGAGACTTCGCTAAATTCAATCGAATTGGCGTTATTGGGTGATATCAGCGGAAAAAAAATATTACACCTACAATGTCATTTCGGACAGGATACAATTTCTTTGAGTAGACTTGGTGCCAAAATTACTGGTGTTGATCTATCCGACAAGGCTATTGAAAGTGCCCGAGAAATTGCGAAAGAAACGAATGCAGATGTACAGTTTATCTGTTGTGATTTGTATGAGCTTGAGAATCATCTTGACGGACAATTTGATCTGGTCTTTACCAGCTATGGAACGATTACTTGGTTACCGGATTTAGATAAATGGGGGAAAATCATATGTGTCCTAAATAAATTTTAG
- a CDS encoding AraC family transcriptional regulator: MTIKIYRPKSLLLKKYIECFYVLEKTHEEKATAYFTFPSIYTIVTISEQTKTKVSPNEVITKHCPSNSIETNLVCNFNEPVLVSYEGKINEITTYFKPLGINAFIPNDLSYYNSGTFPDFNPHLDYKNAMTSILSIDKQDERIRALEEYWISKFWLFENALLENIITEMLDTSNLNQSMSEFSLKTGRSRTTINKQFDQHICKTPSQFKKIIRFRAAIQSHLEDGNKIGLSYNLDYFDQSHMIRDFKKLTGFTPKIFFSKIADLERDQIKWIFI, encoded by the coding sequence ATGACGATAAAAATATATAGACCAAAGAGCTTACTTCTAAAAAAATATATTGAATGCTTCTATGTACTTGAGAAAACTCACGAAGAAAAAGCGACGGCATATTTTACGTTTCCGAGCATTTACACCATAGTGACGATAAGTGAGCAGACCAAAACTAAGGTAAGCCCAAATGAGGTCATTACGAAGCATTGTCCGTCCAATTCGATAGAAACAAACCTTGTATGCAATTTTAATGAACCTGTTTTAGTGAGTTATGAGGGAAAAATAAATGAAATTACCACTTACTTCAAACCTCTTGGGATAAATGCTTTTATACCCAATGATTTAAGCTATTATAACAGCGGAACATTTCCCGATTTTAATCCGCACTTGGATTATAAAAACGCGATGACATCTATCCTTTCCATTGATAAACAAGACGAGCGAATCAGGGCCTTAGAAGAGTATTGGATATCAAAATTTTGGCTATTTGAAAATGCATTGCTCGAAAACATAATCACCGAAATGCTAGATACAAGTAACCTCAATCAATCGATGTCAGAATTTTCGCTAAAAACAGGAAGATCGAGAACAACCATAAATAAGCAATTCGATCAACATATCTGTAAAACACCTTCCCAATTCAAAAAAATCATTAGATTTCGAGCTGCGATTCAAAGTCACCTCGAAGATGGCAACAAAATAGGTCTGTCTTATAACCTGGATTATTTCGATCAGTCCCACATGATCAGAGATTTTAAAAAATTAACAGGGTTTACACCAAAAATTTTCTTTTCCAAAATAGCTGATCTTGAACGGGACCAAATAAAATGGATTTTTATTTAG
- a CDS encoding serine hydrolase domain-containing protein translates to MAQEKTSAKLATYMQAQADVNNFSGTVLVTKNGAILLKKAYGLADYEWKIKNTIDTKFQLASVTKQFTAAAILQLVDSGRLSLNDKLSKFFPDYPKADSISIHMLLSHTSGLAMGFKEIALSSISSDSAYAAIKKIPFECSPGTKSAYSNIGYYLLAKIIEKVSGEHYASFLKKNIFDKAGMSNTGVSNNDSIVTKKAKVYYHNAEGFIHNPHINWEINLGHDGIYSTVEDLAIWDKALYGTTILSAAMKEKMFTPYSAENWGYGFIINPFYNHGHYLIAHDGGFFGTMTSFNRFTEDKLFVTVLSNNGYPAHIIGYGLSAIALGKEVELPYKHYPTKIDTTLYDNYAGEYGKIHILKITGKLYYNDADTELIPESKTKFFRADDNDRTIEFVRDKTGIYNSLILTKGGVKEVFPRTNKN, encoded by the coding sequence GTGGCACAAGAAAAAACATCAGCCAAGCTTGCCACCTATATGCAGGCACAAGCCGATGTAAATAATTTTAGTGGAACAGTTCTTGTCACGAAAAACGGCGCGATTTTATTAAAAAAAGCCTACGGTTTAGCAGATTATGAATGGAAGATCAAAAATACGATCGATACGAAGTTTCAGTTGGCATCGGTCACAAAACAATTTACCGCGGCTGCTATTTTACAGCTCGTAGACAGCGGAAGATTATCGCTAAACGATAAACTCAGTAAGTTTTTCCCCGATTATCCAAAAGCCGATAGTATAAGTATCCACATGTTGCTGTCACACACCTCAGGACTTGCTATGGGTTTCAAAGAAATCGCATTAAGTAGTATAAGTAGCGATTCTGCTTATGCCGCCATCAAGAAAATTCCTTTCGAATGCTCACCGGGAACGAAAAGCGCCTATAGTAATATCGGTTATTATTTGTTAGCAAAGATTATTGAAAAGGTTTCAGGTGAGCATTACGCTTCTTTCTTAAAGAAAAACATATTTGATAAAGCTGGCATGAGTAACACCGGAGTCAGTAATAATGATTCCATCGTCACGAAAAAAGCAAAAGTATATTATCATAATGCAGAAGGTTTTATCCATAATCCCCATATCAACTGGGAGATCAACCTGGGCCACGATGGCATTTATTCAACCGTTGAAGATTTAGCCATTTGGGACAAAGCACTCTATGGAACAACGATTCTATCGGCAGCGATGAAAGAAAAAATGTTTACACCATATAGCGCTGAAAATTGGGGCTATGGATTTATCATCAATCCATTTTACAATCATGGACATTATTTGATTGCACATGATGGCGGATTCTTTGGTACAATGACTTCTTTTAATCGATTTACTGAGGACAAACTCTTTGTCACTGTCCTTTCCAACAACGGCTACCCCGCCCATATCATCGGGTATGGACTGTCTGCGATTGCGCTGGGTAAAGAAGTAGAGCTTCCCTATAAACATTATCCCACCAAAATAGATACGACGCTGTACGATAACTATGCAGGTGAATATGGGAAAATACATATATTAAAAATTACAGGCAAACTCTACTATAACGATGCGGATACTGAACTCATTCCCGAGTCTAAAACAAAATTTTTCAGGGCAGACGACAACGACAGAACAATCGAGTTTGTTAGAGACAAAACAGGAATTTACAATTCCCTTATTTTAACAAAAGGTGGCGTTAAGGAAGTTTTCCCAAGGACCAATAAAAATTAA